The following proteins are co-located in the Komagataeibacter sp. FNDCF1 genome:
- the hslU gene encoding ATP-dependent protease ATPase subunit HslU, with translation MDIPNHSPREIVSELDRYIIGQTDAKRAVAIALRNRWRRAQLTDAMREEVVPKNILMIGPTGCGKTEIARRLAKLAQAPFLKVEATKFTEVGYVGRDVESIVRDLVEVSINMLRELRRKDVEVRAEGAAESILLDALVGEGASSETRNKFRRMLRAGELEGKEVEISIAEGGSPAQPDMSSMTPGAVINFSDMMKGFMNRMPQQKRMTVAEARAALIRQEADKMLDTEALTREAVAHAQDHGIVFLDEIDKVCARASEGGSRGGGGDVSREGVQRDLLPLIEGTTVSTKYGPVRTDHILFIASGAFHIAKPSDLLPELQGRLPIRVELASLTREDLRRILTEPEHSLLQQYVALLGTEKVSLSFTDAAVDALAELAADINERVENIGARRLATVLERLLESVSFTAPDRSGQSVVIDVDDVQEKVAPLASRGDLSRFIL, from the coding sequence ATGGACATACCCAACCATTCCCCGCGGGAGATCGTGTCGGAGCTCGACCGCTACATCATCGGCCAGACCGATGCCAAGCGCGCGGTCGCCATTGCCCTGCGCAACCGCTGGCGTCGCGCCCAGCTTACGGATGCGATGCGTGAGGAAGTGGTGCCCAAGAACATCCTCATGATCGGGCCGACGGGCTGCGGCAAGACCGAGATCGCCCGTCGTCTGGCGAAGCTGGCGCAGGCCCCGTTCCTGAAGGTCGAGGCCACCAAGTTTACCGAAGTGGGCTATGTCGGCCGCGATGTGGAAAGCATCGTGCGCGATCTGGTCGAGGTCTCGATCAACATGCTGCGCGAATTGCGGCGCAAGGATGTGGAGGTCAGGGCGGAAGGGGCTGCCGAGAGCATCCTGCTCGATGCGCTGGTGGGCGAGGGCGCATCGTCCGAGACGCGCAACAAATTCCGTCGCATGCTGCGCGCGGGCGAGCTTGAGGGCAAGGAGGTCGAGATCTCGATTGCCGAGGGCGGCAGTCCCGCCCAGCCTGACATGTCCAGCATGACACCGGGTGCGGTGATCAATTTTTCGGACATGATGAAGGGATTCATGAACCGCATGCCGCAGCAGAAGCGCATGACGGTGGCCGAGGCCCGCGCCGCCCTGATCCGGCAGGAAGCGGACAAGATGCTCGATACCGAAGCCCTGACGCGCGAAGCCGTGGCCCATGCGCAGGACCATGGCATCGTGTTTCTCGACGAGATCGACAAGGTCTGCGCCCGTGCGTCCGAAGGCGGATCGCGTGGCGGCGGGGGCGACGTCTCCCGCGAAGGGGTGCAGCGCGACCTGCTGCCGCTGATCGAGGGGACGACCGTTTCCACCAAATATGGACCAGTGCGCACGGATCATATCCTGTTCATCGCATCCGGTGCGTTCCATATCGCCAAACCGTCCGACCTGCTGCCCGAACTGCAGGGGCGGCTGCCCATCCGCGTGGAACTGGCGTCGCTGACACGCGAAGACCTGCGCCGTATCCTGACCGAGCCGGAGCATTCGCTGCTCCAGCAGTATGTCGCCCTGCTGGGCACGGAAAAGGTCAGCCTGTCCTTTACCGATGCCGCGGTCGACGCGCTGGCGGAACTGGCGGCGGATATCAATGAACGCGTCGAGAATATCGGCGCGCGGCGACTGGCCACCGTGCTGGAGCGCCTGCTTGAATCTGTCTCCTTCACCGCGCCTGACCGTAGTGGCCAGAGTGTGGTGATCGATGTTGACGACGTGCAGGAGAAAGTGGCGCCACTTGCCAGCAGGGGTGATCTGAGCCGCTTTATCCTGTAG
- the hslV gene encoding ATP-dependent protease subunit HslV, with product MQDYHSFPHDPVGWHGTTILCVRRGGQVAMAGDGQVTLGATVIKGNARKVRRIGPTGQILAGFAGATADAFTLLERLENKLERYPNQLERACVELAKDWRTDRYLRRLEAMMAVADAERSFTLTGNGDVLEPEDGIIAIGSGGNYALSAARALLGVDGLPAVDIARRSMKIAGDICVYTNHSVIVETLGADAKGEVA from the coding sequence ATGCAAGATTATCATTCCTTCCCCCATGACCCGGTCGGGTGGCATGGCACCACCATTCTCTGTGTGCGGCGTGGCGGCCAGGTGGCCATGGCAGGCGACGGGCAGGTGACGCTGGGCGCCACCGTGATCAAGGGCAATGCCCGCAAGGTACGCCGCATCGGGCCGACGGGGCAGATACTGGCCGGTTTCGCCGGTGCCACGGCCGATGCCTTCACCCTGCTGGAGCGGCTGGAAAACAAGCTGGAACGCTATCCCAACCAGCTGGAACGTGCCTGCGTGGAACTGGCCAAGGACTGGCGCACGGACCGCTACCTGCGCCGGCTGGAAGCAATGATGGCCGTGGCCGATGCGGAGCGTTCCTTCACCCTGACCGGCAATGGCGACGTGCTGGAGCCCGAGGACGGCATCATCGCCATCGGGTCGGGCGGCAACTATGCGCTGTCCGCCGCGCGTGCGCTGCTGGGGGTAGACGGGCTGCCGGCGGTCGATATCGCCCGCCGCTCCATGAAGATCGCGGGTGATATCTGTGTCTACACCAACCATTCCGTCATTGTGGAAACACTGGGCGCGGATGCGAAAGGGGAGGTCGCGTGA
- a CDS encoding response regulator, with product MNTDPATQSRPVVLLVDDEAEILVALTDLLEDTFTVLSTTSPTEALEILSTRNDVDVIVSDQRMPEMGGDVMLARARAHSDAQAILLTGYADIGAVAAALNQGRISFYSHKPWDPDALRAMIVQAADYHRLERELRTERMLLHGLLDNLRSGLGFKDAQGRFIRINRQAADFYGRDIASCLGRTEEELCDVDLLPVIRAAQARLQAEGRDEETLEMPVHVRGGVQGRWREITRVVLGALGDGSACSVVINRDITRQQEMAARLRQAEKMQALGTLAGGIAHDFNNLLTAVLGSLELVRDMGREESGPVARLLDNASAAARRGASLTRRLLNFSRPRDLSLEPVDVNALLHGMKDLLAQTVVSRQGKGGAPCAIVVDTATSDGTLPAVCTDAGQLELAVLNLCINAVDAMPEGGLIRVSTSLKRVREIIAGTNLVPGDYVMVSVTDQGVGMSPETLARVFEPFFTTKDVGHGTGLGLSMIYGFIRHVGGEVQVLSRPGEGTRVDLCLPVPVEAAGGASTPAVAVAAGEGAAGRALHVMVVDDEPGVRAVTAGFLRARGHTVVEYASGADAVRAMEQGPGPIDLVIMDVMMPGMGGLETVHHLQALRPGLRVLYLTGYANAGALPAGSANVMHKPFTRADLAAHIDRIMNQPPPVT from the coding sequence ATGAATACAGACCCCGCGACACAGTCGCGCCCCGTCGTGCTGCTGGTGGATGACGAGGCCGAGATCCTTGTTGCCCTGACCGACCTGCTGGAAGACACCTTTACCGTCCTGTCCACCACATCCCCCACCGAAGCGCTGGAAATCCTGTCCACCCGCAACGATGTGGACGTGATCGTGTCCGACCAGCGCATGCCCGAGATGGGGGGCGACGTGATGCTGGCCCGTGCGCGGGCGCACAGCGACGCGCAGGCCATCCTGCTGACCGGCTATGCCGATATCGGCGCGGTGGCGGCCGCACTCAACCAGGGGCGGATCTCGTTCTATTCCCACAAGCCATGGGACCCCGACGCCCTGCGCGCCATGATCGTGCAGGCGGCCGACTACCACCGGCTGGAACGTGAACTGCGCACCGAGCGCATGCTGCTGCACGGCCTGCTGGACAACCTGCGCTCGGGCCTTGGCTTCAAGGACGCGCAGGGCCGCTTCATCCGCATCAACCGGCAGGCGGCGGATTTCTATGGCCGTGACATCGCATCCTGCCTGGGCCGGACGGAGGAGGAACTGTGCGATGTCGACCTGCTGCCCGTGATCCGCGCAGCCCAGGCCCGCCTGCAGGCCGAGGGGCGGGATGAGGAAACGCTGGAGATGCCCGTCCATGTCCGCGGCGGCGTGCAGGGGCGGTGGCGCGAGATCACCCGCGTGGTGCTGGGCGCGCTGGGCGATGGCTCGGCCTGCTCGGTCGTGATCAACCGCGACATCACCCGCCAGCAGGAAATGGCGGCCCGCCTGCGCCAGGCGGAAAAGATGCAGGCGCTGGGCACGCTGGCCGGCGGCATCGCGCATGATTTCAACAATCTGCTGACCGCCGTGCTCGGCTCGCTCGAACTGGTGCGCGACATGGGGAGGGAAGAAAGCGGCCCGGTGGCGCGGTTGCTGGACAATGCTTCCGCCGCCGCCCGGCGGGGGGCCTCGCTTACGCGCAGGCTGCTGAACTTCAGCCGCCCGCGGGACCTTAGCCTGGAGCCGGTGGATGTGAACGCCCTGCTGCACGGCATGAAGGACCTGCTGGCGCAGACCGTGGTCTCGCGCCAGGGCAAGGGCGGCGCGCCATGTGCCATCGTGGTGGACACAGCAACGTCCGATGGCACGCTGCCGGCCGTGTGCACCGATGCGGGGCAACTGGAACTCGCGGTGCTCAATCTGTGCATCAACGCGGTGGATGCCATGCCGGAAGGTGGCCTGATCCGGGTTTCCACCAGCCTCAAGCGGGTCAGGGAAATCATTGCGGGCACCAATCTCGTGCCCGGTGACTACGTGATGGTGTCGGTCACCGACCAGGGTGTCGGCATGTCGCCCGAGACGCTCGCGCGCGTGTTCGAACCGTTTTTCACCACCAAGGACGTGGGTCATGGCACCGGGCTGGGCCTGTCCATGATCTACGGATTCATCCGGCATGTGGGCGGTGAGGTGCAGGTCCTGAGCCGGCCGGGCGAGGGCACGCGTGTCGATCTGTGCCTGCCCGTGCCGGTGGAGGCAGCCGGTGGCGCGTCCACGCCAGCGGTTGCCGTGGCCGCGGGAGAAGGGGCGGCGGGACGTGCGCTGCATGTAATGGTGGTGGATGACGAGCCGGGCGTGCGTGCGGTGACCGCGGGCTTCCTGCGCGCGCGGGGGCATACGGTGGTGGAATATGCCAGCGGGGCCGACGCGGTGCGCGCGATGGAGCAGGGGCCGGGGCCGATCGACCTGGTGATCATGGATGTGATGATGCCGGGCATGGGCGGGCTGGAGACGGTGCATCACCTCCAGGCCCTGCGGCCCGGGCTGCGTGTGCTGTATCTGACCGGCTATGCCAATGCGGGCGCGCTGCCCGCAGGCAGCGCCAATGTCATGCACAAGCCCTTCACGCGCGCGGACCTTGCCGCCCATATCGACCGGATCATGAACCAGCCCCCTCCCGTCACGTAA
- a CDS encoding ATP-binding protein produces the protein MPPAEQEDNPDTLLLVEDSDTQALRIRRMLEGHGFHVHRVASGEEALDTLDARLPGLVIADYHLPGMNGGQLARQLRMNAVTRTIPVLILTEGIEPGLEREGLESGADAYIPKSSDPALIVFRIRALLREHAAHAPSPVAEHMFRRARIMVIAPASPHLQAVPELIGQLRRDGHIVTLCPDPARLDPTLLHDPEHVPDCVVIDLACREFDGLEVCRVLDEWRQADLLSGNVPLRLLGVDGGPRPDARGFSARMFEAGIDDLVSRDVGPAALALRIRVLVRRKLLQDDVRRIEVERQAREIAVKSARAEAAAIASKASLAEALEQANRELADANRKLIETQGKLVQTAKMASLGELVAGIAHEINNPLAFILAHKDTVARGLARVLELEAGCTDEGHAAREADLTKCRDRVGSMNMGLRRIQNLVLNLRKFSRLDEGLFQLIDVPEALETVMALLTQKLGSGIVVRRQYEAPDRLYCQAALLNQVIMNIISNAADAILATQPDDMSGRGGIAEGEIGIHTFLSHDAGGQDTYVFVITDSGPGIAPDVQERIFEPFFTTKPVGAGTGLGLAIAYSVVQAHHGSLQVGNAPGGGARFTISVPWHAGAGAEGQPAPPPSGSMR, from the coding sequence ATGCCGCCTGCTGAGCAAGAGGACAATCCCGACACCCTGCTGCTGGTCGAGGATTCCGACACGCAGGCCCTGCGTATCCGCCGCATGCTGGAAGGCCACGGCTTTCACGTCCACCGCGTGGCCAGTGGCGAGGAAGCGCTTGACACGCTGGATGCGCGCCTGCCCGGACTGGTGATTGCCGACTACCACCTGCCGGGCATGAATGGCGGCCAGCTTGCCCGCCAGCTGCGCATGAATGCGGTCACGCGCACGATCCCGGTGCTGATCCTGACCGAGGGGATCGAGCCGGGACTGGAGCGCGAGGGGCTGGAGAGCGGGGCGGATGCCTATATCCCCAAATCCTCCGATCCGGCGCTGATCGTCTTCCGCATCCGGGCGCTGCTGCGCGAGCACGCGGCGCATGCACCATCTCCCGTGGCCGAGCACATGTTCCGCCGGGCGCGCATCATGGTCATCGCCCCGGCCTCCCCCCATCTGCAGGCGGTACCGGAACTGATCGGGCAGCTGCGGCGCGACGGGCATATCGTCACCCTGTGCCCCGATCCGGCCCGGCTTGATCCCACGCTGCTGCACGACCCCGAACATGTGCCCGACTGTGTGGTGATCGACCTTGCCTGCCGGGAATTCGACGGGCTGGAGGTCTGTCGCGTGCTGGATGAATGGCGGCAGGCGGATCTGCTGTCGGGCAACGTGCCGCTGCGCCTGCTGGGGGTTGATGGCGGGCCACGGCCCGATGCGCGCGGGTTCTCGGCACGGATGTTCGAGGCGGGGATCGATGATCTCGTCTCCCGCGATGTGGGGCCCGCGGCGCTGGCGCTGCGCATCCGGGTGCTGGTGCGGCGCAAGCTTCTGCAGGATGACGTGCGCCGCATCGAGGTCGAGCGTCAGGCACGTGAGATCGCGGTCAAGAGCGCGCGCGCCGAGGCTGCGGCCATTGCCTCCAAAGCATCGCTGGCCGAAGCGCTGGAACAGGCCAATCGTGAACTGGCCGATGCCAACCGCAAGCTGATCGAAACCCAGGGCAAGCTGGTGCAGACGGCCAAGATGGCCTCGCTGGGCGAACTGGTGGCGGGCATCGCGCATGAGATCAACAACCCGCTCGCCTTCATCCTGGCGCACAAGGACACGGTGGCGCGCGGCCTTGCGCGCGTGCTGGAACTGGAAGCCGGCTGCACCGATGAAGGCCATGCGGCGCGCGAGGCGGACCTGACCAAGTGCCGCGACCGGGTGGGTTCGATGAACATGGGGCTGCGGCGCATCCAGAACCTTGTGCTCAACCTGCGCAAATTCTCGCGACTGGATGAAGGGCTGTTCCAGCTGATCGACGTGCCCGAGGCGCTGGAGACGGTCATGGCGCTGCTGACGCAGAAGCTGGGCAGCGGCATTGTGGTCCGGCGGCAGTACGAGGCGCCGGACCGGCTGTACTGCCAGGCGGCGCTGCTCAATCAGGTCATCATGAATATTATCAGCAATGCGGCTGATGCAATTCTGGCGACCCAGCCAGATGATATGTCTGGGCGTGGCGGGATTGCTGAAGGGGAGATCGGTATCCACACATTCCTGTCACATGACGCGGGCGGGCAGGATACCTACGTGTTTGTCATAACCGACAGTGGCCCCGGCATTGCGCCGGATGTGCAGGAGCGCATATTCGAACCGTTCTTTACCACCAAGCCCGTAGGGGCGGGCACCGGGCTGGGGCTGGCCATTGCCTACAGCGTGGTGCAGGCGCACCACGGCAGCCTGCAGGTGGGCAACGCGCCCGGTGGCGGTGCCCGCTTTACCATTTCCGTACCCTGGCATGCCGGGGCGGGGGCCGAAGGCCAGCCCGCGCCACCGCCATCGGGGTCCATGCGCTGA
- the cheB gene encoding chemotaxis-specific protein-glutamate methyltransferase CheB, translating to MSSPAATPQPPRRVLIVEDSAVLRHLLMRVVAGDPRLELLEAVETAEEALRLVPRLRPDVISMDICLPGMDGLEATRQIMAHFPTPIVIVSDTLGGQATHVSMNALRSGALAVLEKPQGLSGTAGAAVAQGIATQLYIMSQVPVIRRRLMEAEPFRHKGMWTRPLSIHPRILALAASTGGPTAFARVLGDLPADFGLPVVLVQHMGASFMEGFAQWLDQQVALPVMLARHGMALERGRVLVAPGNQHMTVGTRGEIVLHDGPPVQGQRPSADVLFSSVAGVFGADGLGVLLTGMGEDGVQGLGRIRAHGGYTIVEDRSTAVIHGMPGAAERAGAACISLPVHEIAPHILRIMAGSPIPTEGPSDP from the coding sequence ATGAGCAGCCCGGCTGCTACCCCGCAGCCCCCGCGCCGTGTGCTGATCGTGGAGGATTCCGCCGTCCTGCGGCATCTGCTCATGCGCGTGGTGGCGGGTGATCCGCGTCTTGAACTGCTGGAGGCGGTGGAAACGGCGGAGGAGGCGCTGCGCCTTGTCCCCCGCCTGCGGCCCGATGTGATTTCCATGGACATCTGCCTGCCCGGCATGGACGGGCTTGAGGCCACGCGCCAGATCATGGCGCATTTTCCCACCCCCATCGTGATCGTGAGCGACACGCTGGGCGGGCAGGCCACCCATGTCTCCATGAACGCCCTGCGCTCGGGCGCGCTGGCTGTGCTGGAAAAGCCGCAGGGCCTGTCGGGCACCGCCGGGGCTGCCGTGGCGCAGGGCATCGCCACCCAGCTTTACATCATGAGCCAGGTGCCCGTCATCCGCCGCCGCCTGATGGAGGCCGAGCCCTTCCGCCACAAGGGCATGTGGACACGCCCGCTTTCCATTCACCCGCGCATCCTTGCCCTTGCGGCCTCCACCGGCGGTCCCACCGCCTTTGCCCGCGTGCTGGGCGACCTGCCGGCCGATTTCGGGCTGCCGGTGGTGCTGGTCCAGCACATGGGGGCGTCCTTCATGGAAGGGTTTGCCCAGTGGCTGGACCAGCAGGTCGCACTGCCGGTCATGCTGGCGCGGCACGGCATGGCGCTGGAGCGCGGCCGTGTGCTGGTCGCGCCGGGCAACCAGCACATGACGGTCGGCACGCGTGGCGAGATCGTGCTGCATGACGGGCCACCCGTGCAGGGGCAGCGGCCTTCGGCGGATGTGCTGTTTTCCTCGGTGGCAGGGGTCTTTGGCGCTGACGGGCTGGGCGTGCTGCTGACCGGCATGGGCGAGGACGGGGTCCAGGGTCTGGGCCGCATCCGTGCGCATGGCGGCTACACGATCGTCGAGGACCGCAGCACCGCCGTCATCCATGGCATGCCGGGGGCGGCCGAACGGGCGGGAGCGGCGTGCATCAGCCTGCCGGTGCATGAGATCGCGCCGCATATTCTCCGGATCATGGCTGGCAGCCCGATCCCCACCGAAGGACCATCCGACCCATGA
- a CDS encoding response regulator has product MENLREELLAVFDAEYRDHLRAIRAIVARGCPDAQGLAEIFRRVHSLKGAARAVELPVVEGVAHALENRLSALLAAHAAPQDADLGAITDTLDEIDLLMATPPTAGETPETPAAPTENPAYVQVPVARLDALATTVHDLMSVADRQERLWAQVMDLLTESRAVMHAPERMRADPVAEFARMTRRLMAVGRERELMAGQIDRALLRLGEEVHAVTLVPAGSVFGSLAGMARSIAREHGGPDAGVDVHMHGMEVQTERRVMQALRDPVLHLVRNAIVHGHETRAQRLKAGKPEHMNITIAVTLNGVRLQVAVSDDGRGPDLRAIAARAAGQGLVHADAPLDARQLLARVFEPGFSTRGQADTLAGRGVGLSVVAEAARALHGTVRMEQRQPAGTTVTLTVPVSQRQRTVLLVENAGQTIGLPGRVIRHLLRVRREEIRLLNNMPFAVVPHPPDGAHRMPAPTQEQEEELVPLVPLRAFVGDEDAPLPVRDGAVSVAVMEVGGVRCGFAVERMLDVRTLLVSDATAVGLDSELVPGIAWPREDQPVFIMSPDRLFARWRLRGAGGGIRFSDGEGPAPVAAQRHAPLVMVVDDSITTRTLQKTILQSHGYDVCLAVDGEEALALLQQSSRHVDVVVTDVEMPRMDGLALLAAMRADPHLADIPVVLMTSRDDGEDVRRGMDGGARAYLTKQKFDQGELIDTIRGLL; this is encoded by the coding sequence GTGGAGAACCTGCGCGAAGAACTTCTGGCGGTATTTGACGCGGAATACCGTGACCACCTGCGTGCCATCCGCGCCATCGTGGCCCGGGGCTGTCCGGACGCGCAGGGGCTGGCGGAAATCTTCCGCCGCGTCCACTCTCTCAAGGGGGCGGCGCGCGCGGTGGAACTTCCGGTGGTCGAAGGGGTGGCCCATGCGCTGGAAAACCGCCTGTCCGCCCTGCTGGCGGCCCATGCCGCCCCGCAGGATGCCGACCTTGGCGCCATAACCGATACGCTGGACGAGATCGACCTGCTTATGGCCACCCCGCCGACAGCGGGAGAGACGCCCGAAACCCCCGCCGCACCAACCGAAAACCCGGCCTATGTGCAGGTGCCGGTGGCCCGGCTCGATGCGCTGGCCACGACGGTGCATGATCTCATGTCGGTGGCGGACCGGCAGGAACGGCTGTGGGCGCAGGTCATGGACCTGCTGACGGAATCGCGCGCCGTCATGCACGCGCCCGAGCGCATGCGCGCCGACCCGGTGGCCGAATTCGCGCGCATGACCCGCAGGCTCATGGCGGTGGGGCGGGAGCGTGAACTCATGGCGGGCCAGATCGACCGCGCGCTGCTGCGGCTGGGGGAGGAAGTGCATGCCGTGACCCTTGTCCCCGCGGGCAGCGTGTTCGGCTCCCTTGCCGGCATGGCGCGCAGCATCGCGCGGGAGCATGGCGGGCCGGATGCGGGGGTGGACGTGCATATGCACGGCATGGAAGTCCAGACCGAGCGGCGCGTGATGCAGGCCCTGCGCGACCCGGTGCTGCACCTGGTGCGCAACGCCATCGTGCATGGGCATGAAACCCGGGCCCAGCGGCTGAAGGCGGGCAAGCCCGAACATATGAACATCACCATCGCCGTTACCCTGAACGGCGTGCGGCTGCAGGTCGCGGTCAGTGATGACGGACGCGGGCCGGACCTGCGCGCCATTGCCGCAAGGGCGGCGGGGCAGGGGCTGGTCCATGCCGATGCGCCGCTTGATGCCCGGCAACTGCTTGCACGCGTGTTCGAGCCGGGCTTTTCCACGCGCGGGCAGGCCGATACCCTGGCCGGGCGGGGGGTTGGCCTGTCGGTGGTGGCCGAAGCCGCGCGCGCGCTGCACGGCACCGTGCGCATGGAACAGCGCCAGCCAGCAGGCACCACCGTGACCCTGACCGTGCCCGTCTCCCAGCGCCAGCGCACCGTGCTGCTGGTGGAAAACGCGGGCCAGACCATCGGCCTGCCCGGCCGCGTGATCCGTCACCTGCTGCGGGTGCGGCGTGAGGAGATCCGACTGCTCAACAACATGCCCTTTGCCGTGGTGCCCCACCCGCCCGATGGCGCGCACCGCATGCCCGCGCCGACGCAGGAACAGGAGGAGGAACTGGTGCCGCTCGTGCCCCTGCGGGCCTTCGTAGGGGATGAGGACGCGCCATTGCCCGTGCGTGATGGCGCGGTCAGTGTCGCGGTGATGGAAGTGGGCGGCGTGCGCTGCGGTTTTGCGGTGGAGCGCATGCTGGATGTCCGCACGCTGCTGGTATCCGACGCCACGGCGGTGGGGCTGGACAGTGAACTGGTGCCCGGCATTGCCTGGCCGCGTGAGGACCAGCCGGTCTTCATCATGAGCCCCGACCGGCTGTTCGCGCGCTGGCGCCTGCGTGGGGCGGGTGGCGGCATACGCTTCAGCGATGGCGAGGGCCCGGCCCCCGTGGCCGCCCAGCGCCATGCGCCGCTGGTGATGGTGGTCGATGATTCGATCACGACCCGGACATTGCAGAAAACGATCCTGCAGTCCCATGGTTATGATGTGTGTCTGGCGGTGGATGGGGAGGAAGCGCTGGCGCTGCTACAGCAGTCCTCGCGGCATGTGGATGTGGTCGTGACCGATGTCGAAATGCCGCGCATGGATGGTCTTGCCCTGCTGGCCGCCATGCGGGCCGACCCGCATCTGGCCGACATTCCCGTGGTGCTCATGACATCGCGCGATGACGGGGAGGACGTGCGCCGTGGCATGGACGGCGGTGCGCGCGCCTACCTGACCAAGCAGAAATTCGACCAGGGTGAACTGATCGACACCATAAGGGGCCTGTTATGA
- a CDS encoding methyl-accepting chemotaxis protein — protein sequence MTIANRLLFGFMVGVLLLVSLGIYALGQIREVRDEMNIIVTRDLSVYRELTHIRANENDLVARRLAILAHYYAHDFETAPAVLEDAIASWNEKAREADGLLAGVLSRAEEGGRLARSDDQREMFNTVASQLREISGQFQMDTHGAGMLFQAIRAGNDPSVREQASRIDSREQSIDLLVGRAASLLDHGVQVAETQGAASYDYSRRSLAIGMMVAVVVALIVTFWTRRSIMEPISSIMHVMERVGQGDLATRAKVGGMGEERDEVARLAAGLNRMIDGLREIARQSGEVTQNLDAAVAEIRASTQQQAASVEEQFAAVQETAATVDEITHSGAQISKRAREVISSAEVIVHSSASGLEAVEETARAMAHTHDGAEAVASNIVALSERTEAISEIIASVNDLSERSHLLALNAAIEAAAAGEHGRSFAVVAAEMKILADQSRDATQNVRAILGDIQRGINTSVMLTEEAVKRVSAGKERTDIAYRTIERMTGGIEEGVHAFQQIVASTNQQQIGIEQVMTALQSIRQASQQTSAGTRNLEVSASNLGKLSKQLLTISARYRT from the coding sequence GTGACAATCGCCAATCGCCTGCTGTTCGGTTTCATGGTCGGTGTCCTGCTGCTGGTGTCGCTGGGCATCTACGCGCTGGGCCAGATCCGTGAGGTGCGTGACGAGATGAACATCATCGTGACCCGCGACCTGTCGGTTTACCGTGAACTGACGCATATCCGCGCGAACGAGAACGATCTGGTGGCCCGCCGCCTCGCCATCCTCGCGCATTACTACGCGCATGATTTCGAGACCGCCCCCGCCGTGCTGGAAGATGCCATTGCCAGCTGGAATGAAAAGGCGCGCGAGGCCGATGGCCTGCTGGCGGGCGTGCTGTCGCGCGCGGAGGAAGGCGGCCGCCTTGCCCGCAGCGATGACCAGCGCGAGATGTTCAATACCGTTGCCAGCCAGCTGCGTGAGATTTCGGGCCAGTTCCAGATGGACACGCACGGCGCCGGCATGCTGTTCCAGGCCATACGCGCGGGCAACGACCCCAGTGTGCGTGAGCAGGCGTCACGCATCGACAGCCGCGAGCAGTCGATCGACCTGCTGGTAGGGCGCGCGGCCTCGCTGCTGGACCATGGCGTGCAGGTGGCCGAAACGCAGGGCGCCGCATCCTATGACTACAGCCGCCGCTCGCTTGCCATCGGTATGATGGTGGCCGTGGTGGTCGCGCTGATCGTGACCTTCTGGACCCGGCGGTCGATCATGGAGCCGATCTCCTCCATCATGCATGTGATGGAGCGCGTGGGGCAGGGTGACCTTGCCACCCGTGCCAAGGTGGGCGGCATGGGCGAGGAACGTGACGAGGTCGCCCGCCTGGCCGCCGGCCTGAACCGCATGATCGACGGCCTGCGCGAGATCGCGCGCCAGAGCGGGGAGGTCACCCAGAACCTTGACGCCGCCGTGGCCGAAATCCGCGCTTCCACCCAGCAGCAGGCCGCAAGTGTTGAGGAACAGTTCGCCGCAGTCCAGGAAACGGCGGCCACGGTGGACGAGATCACCCATTCCGGCGCCCAGATCAGCAAGCGCGCGCGTGAAGTCATTTCCTCGGCGGAGGTGATCGTCCACAGTTCGGCAAGCGGGCTGGAAGCGGTGGAGGAAACCGCCCGCGCCATGGCCCATACCCATGACGGGGCGGAAGCCGTGGCATCGAACATCGTGGCCCTGTCCGAACGGACGGAGGCAATCAGTGAAATCATCGCCTCCGTCAACGATCTGTCGGAGCGTTCGCACCTGCTCGCACTCAATGCCGCGATCGAGGCAGCGGCGGCGGGCGAACATGGACGGTCCTTCGCCGTGGTGGCGGCCGAGATGAAGATCCTGGCCGACCAGTCGCGCGATGCGACCCAGAACGTACGCGCCATACTGGGTGACATCCAGCGCGGCATCAACACCTCGGTCATGCTGACGGAGGAAGCGGTCAAGCGTGTCTCGGCGGGTAAGGAACGCACCGACATCGCCTACCGCACCATCGAGCGCATGACCGGCGGGATCGAGGAAGGGGTGCACGCCTTCCAGCAGATCGTGGCGTCCACCAACCAGCAGCAGATCGGCATCGAACAGGTCATGACCGCGTTGCAGAGCATCCGCCAGGCCAGCCAGCAGACATCGGCGGGCACCCGCAATCTCGAGGTCTCGGCCAGCAACCTGGGCAAGCTGTCCAAGCAGCTGCTGACCATCTCCGCGCGCTACCGGACCTGA